In Bacillota bacterium, the following are encoded in one genomic region:
- a CDS encoding N-acetylmuramoyl-L-alanine amidase → MVRLVVRNVEIAHPDGGFLDPAQALWAAGRGMEIPFFHDVETNTVYLDSVVHGRVVVIDPAHGGRDRRAHGALGYHEADGTLSIALELAHLLRASGARVILTRAGDDHVPVAQRLAAARRERPALLLSLHTGGVRAGAGLSPAVIANCRRPFTSYRLAGLVAAEMVDVVGTPPFLRRFAWRARDVDGYCGLLLASGVPAVIIECGCHQYPEQERLLLNQDYRALCARAIYRGLCRYFQADLEELPGVPDELRAATERARAAAQSRRVVETQSEGPMPGEAVTDGAGAAGIKAAEARSEAAGPAKLEPPTQPPTPPPTQPPTPPPTRPPSEQAPLPPAAVKAGPPVARLPSITFAQGQVYQVAPPGSARLNVGVSGRAAEVIAGRGQEDTGMPPMPPEFTNWPAPKPAGSPTRPHG, encoded by the coding sequence ATGGTCAGATTGGTCGTCAGGAACGTCGAAATCGCCCATCCGGACGGGGGCTTCCTCGACCCCGCCCAGGCCCTGTGGGCGGCCGGACGGGGGATGGAGATCCCGTTCTTCCACGACGTCGAGACTAACACCGTCTACCTCGATTCCGTGGTTCACGGGCGGGTGGTGGTCATCGACCCCGCCCACGGTGGTCGCGACCGGCGCGCCCACGGCGCCCTCGGCTACCACGAAGCCGACGGGACCCTTAGCATTGCCCTCGAACTGGCCCACCTGCTGCGGGCGTCCGGGGCAAGGGTGATTCTGACTCGGGCCGGAGACGACCATGTCCCGGTCGCCCAGCGTCTGGCCGCCGCCCGTCGCGAACGCCCCGCTCTCTTGCTGTCGTTACACACTGGCGGCGTCCGAGCCGGCGCCGGTCTGAGTCCAGCCGTCATCGCCAACTGTCGCCGGCCGTTCACGTCATATCGGCTGGCCGGGCTGGTCGCCGCGGAGATGGTCGACGTCGTCGGGACCCCGCCGTTCCTGCGTCGGTTTGCTTGGAGGGCCCGGGACGTCGACGGGTATTGCGGTCTCCTGCTCGCCTCAGGCGTACCGGCCGTGATCATCGAGTGCGGCTGCCATCAATACCCGGAGCAAGAAAGGTTGCTCCTGAATCAGGATTACCGCGCCCTCTGCGCCCGCGCTATCTATCGGGGTCTGTGCCGATACTTCCAGGCCGACCTGGAGGAACTGCCGGGCGTCCCCGATGAACTGCGGGCCGCGACCGAAAGGGCCAGAGCCGCTGCCCAATCCCGCCGGGTGGTCGAAACCCAGTCGGAAGGGCCCATGCCGGGCGAGGCGGTGACAGACGGCGCTGGAGCGGCGGGCATCAAGGCAGCCGAGGCCCGGAGCGAAGCCGCCGGGCCAGCCAAGCTAGAGCCGCCGACCCAGCCACCCACGCCGCCGCCGACCCAGCCACCCACACCGCCGCCGACCAGGCCACCCTCCGAACAGGCGCCTTTGCCGCCGGCCGCCGTCAAGGCGGGCCCGCCTGTCGCCCGCCTCCCGTCGATCACCTTCGCCCAAGGCCAGGTCTATCAGGTCGCCCCTCCGGGGTCAGCCCGACTAAACGTGGGAGTCAGTGGTCGCGCGGCCGAGGTCATTGCCGGAAGGGGGCAAGAAGACACCGGGATGCCGCCGATGCCGCCTGAGTTCACGAACTGGCCGGCGCCCAAGCCGGCGGGCTCCCCGACCAGACCCCACGGCTGA
- a CDS encoding CAP domain-containing protein, with product MTTTPPTPTTPPTPTTPPTTTPPPPPVAGLTAEEQWMFDAVNQARVGNGLAPLKINLTLVALARQKAQDMVTNNYFAHQSPTLGSAFDQMKRAGVYFTTAGENLGEANSVYTAHYRLLASPDHHANIMNSTYTEVGIGVIDLSPSGVMVAQFFIGK from the coding sequence GTGACCACGACCCCGCCGACGCCGACGACCCCGCCGACGCCGACGACCCCTCCCACGACCACGCCCCCGCCCCCGCCGGTGGCCGGGCTCACGGCCGAGGAGCAGTGGATGTTCGACGCGGTCAACCAGGCCCGGGTCGGGAATGGCTTAGCCCCCTTGAAGATCAACCTGACCCTGGTCGCTCTGGCCCGCCAGAAGGCCCAGGACATGGTGACCAACAACTACTTCGCCCATCAGTCGCCGACCCTTGGTTCGGCCTTTGACCAGATGAAACGGGCCGGTGTCTACTTCACCACCGCCGGAGAGAACCTCGGCGAGGCCAACAGCGTCTACACCGCTCACTATCGACTCCTGGCCAGTCCTGACCACCATGCCAACATCATGAACTCGACCTACACCGAGGTCGGCATCGGGGTCATCGACCTGTCCCCCTCGGGAGTCATGGTCGCCCAGTTCTTCATCGGCAAATAG
- a CDS encoding trypsin-like peptidase domain-containing protein — translation MPKPRAISTAFIALLLAALILATPSPAWAATYAGYPVVGVTVDGLAVEGAVPAISIDGTTLVPLRAFSEALGANLEYDETTAAIDVHTDFRARLDDLERKVLDLEVRAGAAEEALAPAEVYQLVRPSVVSLVVKTEDEFGDTGYSRGTGVITWKSEDGAEAQVTTNGHVVEGYSEILVILHDGRVLNGEFWSSDADLDYACVQIEGEDLPPAIDWGDPGAVDIGDRVMVIGNPLGYRDSVSVGVLSGKNREVDGSGYAYLQTDAPVNPGNSGGPLVDAGGGFIGLVTHKVSGDGVEGLGFAISVDSLRQAFDIGYHPEQQRAYLGVVVAESVAATLGARSETGPTITRLDPDGCLAKAGLRPGDEIVALGGQEMAYFSDVRKVVDTALPGARLTVTYRRDSLLVETQVVPDGLERWAVKPVLEDGPGLEDWEAAF, via the coding sequence ATGCCCAAGCCACGAGCCATCAGCACCGCCTTCATCGCCCTATTGCTTGCCGCCCTAATCCTGGCCACCCCGAGCCCCGCCTGGGCCGCCACCTATGCCGGATACCCAGTGGTTGGCGTGACCGTCGACGGACTGGCGGTCGAGGGGGCCGTCCCGGCGATCAGCATCGACGGGACGACCTTGGTCCCGCTGCGGGCTTTCTCCGAGGCCCTCGGGGCCAACCTGGAGTATGATGAGACCACGGCGGCCATCGATGTCCACACCGACTTCCGAGCTAGGCTCGACGACCTGGAGCGGAAGGTGCTCGACCTCGAGGTCCGGGCCGGGGCGGCCGAGGAGGCCCTTGCCCCGGCCGAGGTCTACCAGCTGGTCAGGCCGTCCGTGGTCAGCCTGGTGGTTAAGACCGAGGATGAGTTCGGCGACACCGGCTACAGCCGCGGGACCGGCGTGATCACCTGGAAATCCGAGGACGGGGCCGAGGCCCAGGTGACTACCAACGGCCACGTCGTCGAGGGCTACTCGGAGATCCTCGTCATCCTCCACGACGGGCGAGTCCTCAACGGGGAGTTCTGGTCCAGTGACGCCGACCTCGACTACGCCTGCGTCCAGATCGAGGGGGAAGACCTGCCGCCGGCTATCGACTGGGGTGACCCGGGAGCCGTCGACATCGGCGACCGGGTGATGGTCATCGGCAACCCACTCGGCTACCGGGATTCCGTCTCGGTCGGTGTCCTCAGCGGCAAGAACCGCGAGGTCGACGGGAGCGGCTATGCCTACCTGCAAACCGATGCCCCGGTCAACCCGGGCAACAGCGGGGGACCGTTGGTCGACGCCGGGGGCGGGTTCATCGGCCTGGTGACCCACAAGGTCTCCGGTGATGGCGTCGAGGGTCTGGGCTTCGCCATATCGGTCGACTCCCTCCGACAGGCCTTTGACATTGGCTACCACCCCGAGCAGCAGCGGGCCTACCTGGGCGTGGTCGTCGCCGAAAGCGTCGCGGCGACCCTCGGGGCCAGGTCGGAGACCGGGCCGACGATCACCAGACTCGACCCCGATGGGTGCCTGGCCAAGGCCGGTCTGAGGCCCGGCGACGAGATCGTCGCCCTCGGCGGCCAGGAGATGGCCTACTTCAGCGACGTGCGGAAGGTCGTCGATACGGCCCTTCCCGGGGCCCGGCTGACCGTCACCTACCGGCGGGATTCCCTGCTGGTCGAGACCCAGGTGGTACCTGACGGCCTCGAGCGCTGGGCGGTGAAACCCGTCCTCGAAGACGGGCCGGGGTTGGAGGATTGGGAGGCTGCTTTCTAG
- a CDS encoding flavodoxin family protein, protein MATRVIGFAGSPRVGGNSDLLLDEVLAGATESGATVEKVRLNKLTIKPCQGCDSCQKPARKGEGCVNIDDMQELYGKLLEADVWVLATPVYWWGPSAQLKLMVDRWYGLPGRHDKLAGKRAALVVAMGDEEPKTAHPTIEMFTDAFEYLKMKFFEPVVAVAHDKGEVKKDQAALRKARELGRKIAS, encoded by the coding sequence ATGGCGACGCGAGTCATCGGGTTTGCCGGCAGCCCCCGGGTCGGGGGGAACTCGGATCTCTTGCTCGACGAAGTCCTCGCCGGGGCCACTGAGTCCGGCGCGACGGTGGAAAAGGTCCGGCTCAACAAGCTGACCATCAAGCCGTGCCAGGGCTGCGACTCGTGCCAGAAGCCGGCCCGTAAGGGCGAGGGCTGTGTCAACATCGACGACATGCAGGAGCTTTATGGGAAGCTCCTCGAGGCCGACGTCTGGGTCCTGGCTACCCCGGTCTACTGGTGGGGTCCCTCGGCCCAACTCAAGCTGATGGTTGACCGCTGGTACGGGCTTCCCGGCCGCCACGACAAGCTGGCCGGCAAGCGGGCCGCCCTGGTGGTGGCGATGGGCGACGAGGAACCGAAGACCGCCCATCCGACGATCGAGATGTTCACCGACGCCTTCGAGTACCTGAAAATGAAGTTCTTCGAGCCGGTGGTGGCGGTGGCCCACGATAAGGGCGAGGTCAAGAAGGACCAGGCGGCCCTGAGGAAGGCTCGGGAACTGGGCCGGAAGATCGCCTCGTAG
- the trxA gene encoding thioredoxin, with translation MANVFSVTDNDFELEVLKANTPVLVDFWAAWCGPCKMVAPAVEAMAEEFEGKLKVCKMNVDENPKTPADYGIMGIPTLIVFKGGEVNQKIVGAVPKEALKARIAPAIG, from the coding sequence ATGGCCAACGTTTTCAGCGTCACCGACAACGACTTCGAGCTGGAGGTCCTCAAGGCCAACACGCCAGTGCTGGTCGACTTCTGGGCCGCTTGGTGCGGGCCGTGCAAGATGGTCGCCCCGGCCGTCGAGGCCATGGCCGAGGAGTTCGAGGGTAAGCTGAAGGTGTGCAAGATGAACGTCGACGAGAACCCGAAGACCCCGGCTGACTACGGGATCATGGGCATTCCCACCCTGATCGTCTTCAAGGGCGGCGAGGTCAACCAGAAGATCGTCGGGGCCGTCCCCAAGGAAGCCCTGAAGGCCAGGATCGCCCCGGCCATCGGGTAG
- the trxB gene encoding thioredoxin-disulfide reductase, with protein MADEKVYDVLIIGGGPAGLTAALYASRSNLTVAVLERGMAGGQAATTFKIENYPGFPEGIGGPDLGQAFERQATSFGAEIIQTEIESLDLRSDPKTVKAYEGEYRGRTVILATGTEPRKLGVKGEEEFRGRGVSYCATCDGAFFRDEAIVVVGGGDAAVEEALFLTRFSKKVSIVHRRDKLRAASVIQERAGTNKKIEFIWDSVVEEIQGEQSVTGVVVRDLKTGGTATVPAAGVFIYVGLTPNTSLLKDQVKLDDHGYVLAGEDTLTSARGVFAAGDVRKKPLRQVVTAVGDGAVAAMMAGKHLEEE; from the coding sequence ATGGCTGATGAGAAAGTCTACGACGTCCTGATCATCGGCGGCGGCCCGGCCGGTTTGACCGCCGCCCTCTACGCCTCCCGTTCGAATCTGACCGTCGCCGTCCTGGAAAGGGGCATGGCCGGCGGCCAGGCGGCGACCACCTTCAAGATCGAGAACTACCCCGGTTTCCCCGAGGGAATCGGCGGGCCCGATCTCGGCCAGGCCTTCGAACGCCAGGCCACGAGCTTCGGGGCCGAGATCATCCAGACCGAGATCGAGTCGCTCGACCTCCGGTCCGATCCCAAGACCGTGAAGGCCTACGAAGGGGAGTATCGGGGCCGAACGGTCATCCTGGCCACCGGCACCGAACCGCGAAAGCTCGGGGTCAAGGGCGAGGAGGAGTTCCGCGGCCGCGGCGTGTCCTATTGCGCCACCTGCGACGGCGCCTTCTTCCGGGATGAGGCCATCGTCGTCGTCGGTGGAGGGGACGCCGCCGTTGAGGAAGCCCTCTTCCTGACCCGCTTTTCCAAGAAGGTCAGCATCGTCCACCGGCGTGACAAGCTCCGGGCGGCGTCGGTCATCCAGGAGCGGGCCGGGACGAACAAGAAGATCGAGTTCATCTGGGATTCCGTGGTCGAGGAGATCCAGGGGGAGCAGTCCGTGACGGGGGTCGTCGTCCGCGACCTCAAGACCGGCGGCACCGCCACCGTGCCGGCGGCCGGAGTGTTCATCTACGTCGGCCTGACCCCCAACACCAGCCTGCTCAAGGACCAGGTGAAGCTGGACGATCACGGCTACGTCCTGGCCGGCGAGGATACCCTGACCTCGGCCCGTGGGGTTTTCGCCGCCGGCGACGTCCGCAAGAAGCCCCTCCGCCAGGTGGTGACGGCCGTCGGCGACGGGGCGGTGGCCGCGATGATGGCCGGCAAGCACTTAGAGGAGGAATAG
- a CDS encoding metal-sensitive transcriptional regulator — MPRKRPGPPTAPGGDASPVGFTTPDDGAGPVLDEPEWGPAEALIKRLRRVEGQARGLQKMLAEGRECEEVIIQLAAMREAINKVGMAVIGKYMEKCMRQDMTQGKSGREGLERAVSILMKFS, encoded by the coding sequence ATGCCCAGGAAGCGGCCAGGGCCGCCGACGGCCCCGGGTGGTGACGCGTCGCCCGTGGGCTTCACCACGCCTGATGACGGTGCCGGACCAGTGCTCGATGAACCAGAATGGGGTCCGGCCGAAGCCCTGATAAAACGGCTCAGGCGAGTTGAGGGCCAGGCCCGGGGGCTCCAGAAGATGCTCGCCGAGGGGCGCGAGTGCGAGGAAGTCATCATCCAACTGGCGGCCATGCGCGAAGCGATCAACAAGGTCGGCATGGCGGTCATCGGCAAGTACATGGAGAAGTGTATGCGTCAGGACATGACCCAGGGGAAGTCGGGGCGCGAGGGCCTCGAGCGGGCGGTCAGCATCCTGATGAAGTTCTCGTGA
- a CDS encoding glutamine amidotransferase, giving the protein MIAIGPQIRICHLYPDLMNMYGDRGNVIALRRRAEWHGLDPIVDEVSLDDRPDFLGYDIVFIGGGQDREQRLICLDFQRVKGSALAEAVEDAVALLAICGGYQLLGQYYQTANGEQVPGIGVLDLWTVAGKKRLIGNVIVETDAFGPLTTVVGFENHSGQTYLGQGLKEMGRVVLGYGNNGEDGGEGVVYRNTIGTYLHGSLLPKNPAITDHLLKQGLLRRYGQADLRPLDNSIETRAHEAAIRRARTKAR; this is encoded by the coding sequence GTGATCGCCATCGGCCCTCAGATCAGGATTTGTCACCTCTATCCGGACCTCATGAACATGTACGGAGACCGGGGCAACGTCATCGCCCTTCGGCGTCGGGCCGAGTGGCACGGCCTCGATCCCATCGTCGACGAGGTGTCCCTGGACGACCGGCCGGACTTCCTCGGCTACGACATCGTCTTCATCGGCGGCGGCCAGGACCGCGAGCAGAGGCTGATCTGCCTCGATTTCCAGCGGGTCAAGGGGTCGGCCCTGGCGGAGGCGGTCGAGGACGCCGTCGCCCTCCTGGCCATCTGTGGCGGCTACCAACTCCTCGGCCAGTATTATCAGACGGCCAACGGGGAGCAGGTTCCCGGCATCGGCGTCCTCGATCTCTGGACCGTCGCCGGGAAGAAGCGGCTGATCGGCAACGTCATCGTCGAGACCGACGCTTTCGGCCCGTTGACCACGGTGGTAGGCTTCGAGAACCACTCCGGCCAGACCTATCTCGGTCAGGGGTTGAAGGAGATGGGCCGGGTCGTGCTCGGCTACGGTAACAACGGCGAGGACGGCGGGGAAGGGGTTGTCTATCGCAACACCATCGGGACCTACTTGCACGGCTCGCTCCTGCCAAAGAACCCGGCCATCACCGACCATCTGCTCAAGCAAGGCCTCCTTCGCCGGTATGGGCAGGCCGACCTGAGACCGCTCGACAACAGCATCGAAACCCGGGCCCATGAAGCCGCCATCCGGCGGGCCAGGACCAAGGCTAGGTGA